Proteins found in one Nostoc sp. NIES-3756 genomic segment:
- a CDS encoding CBS domain-containing protein has protein sequence MLKASDVMTKDVATIGSSATVAEAVRLMRARDWRSLIVERRHEQDAYGIISESDIVYKVIAYGKDPHQVRVYEVMTKPCITINPDLGLEYVARLFANYHLHRAPVIQGELVGIISITDILAQSDFLEQPYSVLLEQQLQDEIKKARSVCSQKGVNSEECAAAWDAVEEMQSEIAHQRAEKVSRTPFDDDSYEDEALEARLYDR, from the coding sequence ATGTTAAAAGCATCAGACGTTATGACTAAAGATGTGGCTACTATTGGTAGTTCCGCAACTGTAGCTGAAGCTGTGAGATTAATGCGTGCTAGAGATTGGCGATCGCTAATTGTCGAGCGTCGTCATGAACAGGATGCTTACGGTATCATTAGTGAAAGTGACATTGTATATAAAGTCATTGCCTACGGTAAAGACCCGCATCAAGTCCGAGTTTATGAGGTAATGACTAAACCTTGCATCACCATTAATCCTGACCTGGGTTTAGAATATGTAGCTCGGCTATTTGCTAATTATCATCTGCACAGAGCGCCTGTTATTCAGGGTGAATTGGTAGGTATCATCTCAATAACTGATATTCTGGCTCAGAGTGATTTTCTAGAACAACCCTACTCAGTCCTATTAGAGCAACAATTACAAGACGAAATTAAAAAGGCTCGTAGTGTTTGTAGTCAAAAAGGTGTTAATTCTGAGGAATGCGCCGCCGCTTGGGATGCAGTCGAAGAAATGCAATCAGAAATAGCACATCAAAGAGCCGAAAAAGTTAGCAGAACCCCTTTTGATGATGACAGCTATGAAGACGAAGCATTAGAAGCACGATTATATGACCGTTAG
- a CDS encoding Ni/Fe hydrogenase subunit alpha, which produces MSKRIVIDPVTRIEGHAKISIYLDDSGQVSDARFHVTEFRGFEKFCEGRPLWEMPGITARVCGICPVSHLLASAKAGDRILSVTIPPTATKLRRLMNLGQILQSHALSFFHLTAPDLLLGMDSDPQKRNIFGLIAAQPELARGGIRLRQFGQEIIQVLGGAKIHPAWAVPGGVREPLSPEGRTHIQQRIPEARTIALDALDRFKKLLKDYEKEVQTFGNFPSLFMGLVTPDGLWETYDGHIRFMDSAGNIIADKLDPTRYQEFIGEAVQPDSYLKSPYYRPLGYPDQNDQCRLDSGMYRVGPLARLNICSHIGTTLADRELKQFRELTSGIAKSSFFYHYARLIEILACIEHIEILLDNPDILSNRLRSEAGVNQLEGVGVSEAPRGTLFHHYQVDENGLLQKVNLIIATGQNNLAMNRTVAQIARHFIQGTEIPEGMLNRVEAGIRAFDPCLSCSTHAAGKMPLHIELVAVNGSVVNQIWRE; this is translated from the coding sequence ATGTCTAAAAGAATCGTTATCGACCCCGTTACCCGTATTGAAGGTCATGCCAAAATTAGTATTTACTTGGATGATAGCGGACAAGTAAGCGATGCACGCTTTCATGTGACAGAATTTCGCGGGTTTGAAAAGTTTTGTGAAGGTCGTCCCTTGTGGGAAATGCCCGGAATTACGGCGCGGGTATGTGGTATTTGTCCGGTGAGTCACTTGTTGGCTTCTGCCAAAGCAGGCGATCGCATTTTATCTGTTACCATACCCCCAACAGCTACTAAACTCCGTCGCCTGATGAATTTGGGGCAAATTCTTCAATCTCATGCACTCAGTTTCTTTCACCTCACCGCCCCAGATTTACTACTGGGAATGGATAGCGACCCCCAAAAACGCAATATCTTTGGTTTAATTGCAGCTCAACCAGAACTCGCCCGTGGTGGTATTCGTCTGCGCCAATTTGGGCAAGAAATTATTCAAGTGTTGGGAGGCGCAAAGATTCACCCAGCTTGGGCTGTTCCTGGTGGTGTGCGAGAACCGCTTTCCCCCGAAGGACGCACCCACATACAACAACGCATTCCAGAAGCCCGTACTATTGCTTTGGATGCGTTGGATAGATTTAAGAAATTGCTCAAAGATTATGAAAAAGAGGTGCAAACCTTTGGCAATTTCCCTAGCTTATTTATGGGTTTAGTTACACCTGATGGTTTATGGGAAACATACGACGGACACATCCGATTTATGGATAGTGCAGGTAATATCATTGCCGATAAACTTGACCCCACACGTTATCAAGAATTTATTGGTGAAGCAGTCCAACCCGATTCTTATTTAAAATCGCCTTATTATCGACCCTTGGGTTATCCTGACCAAAATGATCAATGTCGGCTAGATAGCGGCATGTATCGAGTAGGGCCATTAGCCCGTTTGAATATTTGTAGTCACATTGGTACAACTTTAGCAGACCGCGAATTAAAACAATTCCGTGAACTTACTTCAGGCATAGCTAAATCATCATTTTTCTATCACTATGCTCGGTTAATTGAAATTTTAGCTTGTATAGAACATATAGAAATCTTACTTGATAACCCAGATATCTTATCAAATAGATTGCGATCAGAAGCGGGTGTTAACCAATTAGAAGGAGTTGGTGTGAGTGAAGCACCAAGAGGTACATTATTTCATCATTATCAAGTAGATGAAAATGGTTTATTGCAGAAAGTAAATTTGATTATTGCCACTGGTCAAAATAATTTAGCGATGAATCGCACAGTCGCCCAAATTGCCCGACATTTTATTCAAGGTACAGAAATTCCTGAAGGAATGCTCAATCGTGTAGAAGCTGGAATCCGTGCTTTTGACCCTTGTTTAAGTTGTTCTACTCACGCCGCAGGAAAAATGCCATTACACATTGAATTAGTTGCTGTAAATGGCAGTGTTGTTAATCAAATTTGGCGAGAGTAA
- a CDS encoding bifunctional acetate--CoA ligase family protein/GNAT family N-acetyltransferase, which translates to MQKSSKPSSDHTYDILQAEKLNPLDAIFAPRSVAVIGASEKAGSVGRTILWNLISNPFGGIVFPVNPKRHSVLGIKAYPSIAAIPEAVDLAIIATPASTVPGIISECVDAGIKSAIVISAGFKEAGAEGIALEQEILTQARRGNLRIIGPNCLGVMSPRTGLNATFASSMARSGNVGFLSQSGALCTAILDWSVRENVGFSAFVSIGSMLDVGWGDLIYYLGDDPQTKSIVIYMESIGDARSFISAAREVALTKPIIVIKAGRTEAAAKAAASHTGALAGSNAVLDAAFRRCGVLRVDSISDLFDMAEVLAKQPRPQGPRLTILTNAGGPGVLATDALIEAGGELAPISPETINSLNQILPTHWSHANPIDILGDADPQRYTQALEIAAKDPNSNGLLVILTPQAMTDPTQTAEQLKPYAQISGKPVLASWMGGADVAAGEVILNRQRIPTYAYPDTAARVFSYMWQSSYNLRGIYETPVLPTVDAASGLPNRGLVEKIITTARQAGRTILTEYESKQILAAYGIPIVPTCVAKTEDEAVRCAEGIGYPVVVKLYSQTITHKTDVGGVQLNLRDADAVRRAYLTIAETVEQKAGKEHFLGVTVQPMVKMDGYELIIGSSLDPQFGPVLLFGTGGQLVEVFGDRAIALPPLNTTLARRMMEHTKIYKALKGVRGRQSIDMEALEQLMVAFSQLVVEQRWIKEIDINPLLAIPPNPLNHSGEGLIALDARVVLHELDVTEDQLPKLAIRPYPTKYVGQWTMKNGTSVTIRPIRPEDEPLLVEFHKTLSEQSVYFRYFHLIKLSHRITHERLTRICFIDYDREMALVVESQGEILAVGRLSKLHGTKTAEFAMLVSDRYQCQGLGTELLKRLLQVGRDEQIERITAEIIADNYGMQRVCEKLGFHLERSTEPSVMKAEMVISH; encoded by the coding sequence ATGCAGAAATCTTCTAAGCCAAGTAGCGACCATACCTATGATATCTTGCAGGCAGAGAAGTTAAATCCTCTTGATGCCATCTTTGCTCCCCGGAGTGTAGCTGTTATTGGTGCTAGTGAAAAGGCTGGTAGTGTCGGACGCACCATCTTATGGAACTTGATTAGTAATCCCTTTGGCGGTATTGTTTTTCCAGTCAATCCAAAACGGCATAGTGTACTGGGAATTAAAGCTTACCCCTCAATTGCTGCTATCCCCGAAGCGGTTGATTTGGCAATTATCGCTACCCCGGCCTCTACAGTACCAGGGATTATTTCTGAGTGTGTGGATGCAGGTATCAAGAGTGCGATCGTTATTTCTGCTGGTTTTAAAGAAGCTGGTGCTGAGGGGATCGCCTTAGAACAGGAAATTCTCACACAGGCACGTCGTGGTAATTTGCGTATCATCGGCCCAAACTGCCTGGGGGTGATGAGTCCTCGCACTGGCTTAAATGCTACCTTCGCCAGTTCTATGGCACGTTCTGGTAATGTAGGTTTTCTCAGTCAAAGTGGTGCATTGTGTACCGCGATTCTTGATTGGAGTGTGCGGGAAAATGTCGGTTTTAGTGCCTTCGTTTCCATCGGTTCGATGCTAGATGTGGGTTGGGGTGACTTGATTTATTACCTTGGTGATGACCCACAAACAAAAAGTATTGTTATATACATGGAATCGATTGGTGATGCGCGGTCTTTCATCTCCGCAGCACGAGAAGTAGCACTCACCAAACCGATAATAGTTATCAAAGCAGGTCGTACAGAAGCAGCAGCGAAAGCAGCCGCATCTCACACTGGTGCATTGGCGGGTAGTAATGCTGTATTGGATGCAGCTTTTCGCCGTTGTGGTGTGTTGCGGGTAGATAGTATCTCTGATTTGTTCGATATGGCAGAGGTATTAGCAAAACAACCCCGTCCTCAAGGGCCTCGCCTGACGATTTTAACTAATGCGGGTGGGCCTGGGGTACTAGCTACGGATGCCTTAATTGAAGCTGGTGGTGAACTTGCACCCATATCACCGGAAACGATTAATTCCTTAAACCAAATCCTGCCCACACACTGGAGTCATGCCAACCCCATTGATATTCTCGGTGATGCTGACCCCCAACGCTACACCCAAGCTTTAGAAATTGCTGCCAAAGACCCCAACAGTAATGGCTTACTGGTCATTCTTACACCCCAAGCGATGACTGACCCCACACAAACGGCGGAACAGTTGAAACCCTACGCACAAATATCCGGTAAACCCGTCCTGGCGAGTTGGATGGGAGGCGCAGATGTGGCGGCTGGAGAGGTAATTTTAAACCGTCAACGTATCCCTACCTATGCTTATCCCGATACGGCGGCGCGGGTGTTTAGTTATATGTGGCAATCTAGCTACAACTTGCGTGGTATCTACGAAACGCCTGTATTACCTACTGTGGATGCAGCATCGGGTTTGCCAAACCGTGGTTTAGTGGAGAAAATTATTACCACAGCACGTCAGGCAGGACGGACTATTTTAACAGAGTATGAATCTAAGCAAATTTTAGCAGCCTATGGCATCCCCATCGTCCCTACTTGCGTAGCCAAAACTGAGGATGAGGCGGTTAGATGTGCTGAGGGTATTGGTTATCCAGTTGTTGTCAAACTCTATTCTCAAACAATTACTCACAAAACTGATGTGGGGGGTGTGCAGTTAAATCTGCGAGATGCAGACGCAGTAAGGCGTGCATATCTTACTATTGCTGAAACAGTGGAACAGAAAGCAGGTAAGGAGCATTTTTTAGGTGTCACCGTCCAGCCGATGGTGAAAATGGACGGCTATGAATTAATTATTGGTAGTAGCCTTGATCCTCAGTTTGGGCCAGTGCTGTTGTTTGGCACAGGAGGACAGTTAGTCGAAGTATTTGGGGATCGTGCGATCGCACTGCCACCCCTCAATACTACCTTGGCACGGCGGATGATGGAACATACCAAGATTTACAAAGCGCTGAAAGGTGTGCGCGGACGGCAAAGTATTGATATGGAAGCACTCGAACAATTGATGGTGGCGTTTAGTCAGTTGGTAGTCGAACAGCGTTGGATTAAGGAAATTGATATCAACCCTTTGTTAGCTATTCCACCCAATCCTTTAAATCATAGTGGTGAGGGATTAATTGCCTTAGATGCGCGGGTTGTACTGCATGAACTCGATGTTACAGAAGACCAACTACCAAAGTTAGCGATTCGACCTTACCCTACAAAATATGTAGGACAGTGGACAATGAAAAACGGTACTTCCGTCACTATCCGTCCGATACGTCCTGAAGATGAACCTTTGTTGGTGGAGTTCCATAAAACCTTGTCAGAACAAAGTGTCTATTTTCGTTACTTCCACCTCATCAAACTGAGTCATCGCATCACCCACGAACGCCTCACCCGCATCTGCTTTATTGATTACGATCGCGAAATGGCTTTGGTTGTGGAATCTCAAGGGGAGATTTTAGCTGTTGGTAGATTAAGTAAACTGCATGGAACCAAAACAGCCGAATTTGCTATGTTAGTAAGCGATCGCTATCAATGTCAGGGTTTAGGTACAGAATTATTAAAACGGTTGCTGCAAGTTGGACGCGATGAGCAAATCGAACGCATCACAGCCGAAATTATCGCTGATAATTATGGTATGCAAAGAGTTTGTGAAAAGTTGGGTTTTCACCTAGAACGCAGCACGGAACCAAGTGTGATGAAAGCAGAAATGGTTATTAGTCATTAG